One genomic segment of Arthrobacter sp. zg-Y1110 includes these proteins:
- a CDS encoding NAD(P)/FAD-dependent oxidoreductase, with protein sequence MASNKQFSDRPRVLVVGGGYVGLYVAKDLQKKVKEQGGIVTVVDPLPYMTYQPFLPEVAAGTIEARDAVVSHRMHLKNTELINGKVTSINHAARTATIEPGDGSEPFDLPYQDVVLAAGSITRTFPIPGLAEAGIGMKSIEEAMATRNHVLERIETASLMPAGPERERALTFVVVGGGFAGIETLTELEDMARDAVRINDRLRREDLRFVLIEAMGRVMPEVKPDQAEWVVSSMRERGIEVLLNTSLASAEGGVLKLINMADKSPAGEFGADTLIWTAGVQANPMVRATDFPIDERGRVRANAELRITGDDGPIDGAWAAGDVSAVPDLSGGGVGGFCVPNAQHAVRQAKLLAKNIMAARYGVGTVEEYNHKSLGAVAGLGQYKGVANIMGFGLKGFPAWLAHRGYHGLAMPMFERKFRVISGWLLNVSYGRDLTSLRNLEDPRRGFEEAATPAKKPAVKA encoded by the coding sequence ATGGCATCGAACAAGCAGTTTTCTGATCGTCCCCGCGTTCTGGTGGTCGGCGGTGGTTACGTCGGTCTGTACGTGGCCAAAGACCTCCAGAAGAAGGTAAAGGAACAGGGAGGGATTGTTACGGTAGTGGATCCGCTGCCGTACATGACCTACCAGCCTTTCCTTCCCGAGGTTGCCGCAGGCACCATTGAAGCCCGCGACGCCGTTGTGTCCCACCGCATGCACCTGAAGAACACCGAGCTGATCAACGGCAAGGTGACTTCCATCAACCACGCCGCCCGCACCGCGACCATTGAGCCGGGCGACGGCAGCGAGCCGTTCGACCTGCCCTACCAGGACGTCGTCCTGGCCGCCGGTTCGATCACCCGCACCTTCCCGATTCCGGGCCTCGCCGAGGCCGGCATCGGCATGAAGAGCATTGAAGAAGCCATGGCCACCCGCAACCACGTGCTCGAGCGCATTGAAACTGCCTCGCTCATGCCCGCGGGCCCGGAGCGCGAACGCGCCCTGACCTTCGTCGTCGTCGGCGGCGGCTTTGCCGGCATCGAAACCCTGACCGAGCTCGAAGACATGGCCCGCGACGCGGTCCGTATCAACGACCGGCTTCGCCGCGAAGACCTCCGCTTCGTCCTGATCGAGGCCATGGGCCGGGTTATGCCCGAGGTCAAGCCGGACCAGGCCGAGTGGGTCGTCTCCAGCATGCGTGAGCGGGGCATCGAGGTCCTGCTGAACACGTCGCTGGCGTCCGCAGAAGGCGGCGTCCTCAAGCTGATCAACATGGCGGACAAGTCCCCGGCGGGCGAGTTCGGTGCTGACACGCTGATCTGGACTGCCGGTGTGCAGGCCAACCCGATGGTGCGCGCCACCGACTTCCCGATCGACGAGCGCGGCCGTGTCCGCGCCAACGCCGAACTGCGCATCACCGGCGACGACGGCCCCATCGACGGCGCCTGGGCTGCCGGCGACGTCTCCGCGGTTCCGGATCTTTCCGGCGGCGGTGTAGGCGGCTTCTGCGTCCCGAACGCGCAGCACGCCGTCCGGCAGGCAAAGCTGCTGGCCAAGAACATCATGGCTGCCCGCTACGGCGTCGGCACCGTGGAAGAGTACAACCACAAGAGCCTTGGCGCTGTGGCCGGTCTCGGCCAGTACAAGGGTGTCGCCAACATCATGGGCTTCGGCCTGAAGGGCTTCCCGGCCTGGCTGGCACACCGCGGCTACCACGGCCTGGCCATGCCGATGTTCGAGCGCAAGTTCCGCGTCATCTCGGGCTGGCTGCTGAACGTGAGCTACGGCCGCGACCTGACGTCGCTGCGCAACCTGGAAGACCCGCGCCGCGGCTTCGAGGAAGCAGCAACGCCGGCTAAGAAGCCGGCCGTGAAGGCCTAG
- a CDS encoding ABC transporter substrate-binding protein, which translates to MTALRTASGLGMGTGYARTAKIAALGLGLAMFASGCSGGSGESSAEETSAESETAAASGLSCPESQGGTGEDPGAKGDPAAVPASTGTTDVPLKIGTLLPTTGSLAYLGPPEIAGTNLAVEEINAVGGVLGQPIEITHRDSGDTTTDIATQSVNDLLSQDVSAIVGAASSGVSKTVIGNITGAGVIQFSPANTSPDFTTWDDNGLYWRTAPSDVMQGRTLGNYIMTCGAQTVGMIVLNDAYGTGLQGNIKDSVEAAGGQVVVEEMFNEGDSQFSSQVDSVVAAKPDAIVVISFDQSKSIVPLLSAKGVDPGQLFFVDGNASDYSKDFEPGTLEGAQGTRPGSFPSEDFLASLLAVDPALTDLTYAGESYDAVTLLALAAEAAGSTDSKAMAAELEGLSKDGEKCFDFAGCVTILRDGGDIDYDGYSGPVSFDENGDPTEAFIGIYQYDADNKPQPSRSEAGQL; encoded by the coding sequence ATGACTGCACTACGCACTGCCAGTGGTCTTGGCATGGGCACGGGATACGCCCGCACCGCCAAGATCGCCGCCCTTGGGCTGGGCCTCGCAATGTTCGCCAGCGGCTGCAGCGGCGGCAGCGGGGAATCGTCCGCTGAAGAAACGTCCGCAGAGTCGGAAACCGCGGCTGCTTCGGGCCTGTCCTGCCCGGAAAGCCAAGGGGGAACGGGGGAAGACCCGGGTGCCAAGGGTGATCCTGCGGCAGTGCCCGCCTCCACGGGCACCACGGACGTACCGCTGAAGATCGGCACGCTGCTGCCCACCACCGGTTCGCTTGCCTACCTCGGCCCGCCGGAAATCGCCGGCACCAACCTGGCAGTTGAGGAAATCAACGCGGTTGGCGGTGTCCTGGGGCAGCCGATCGAGATCACCCACCGCGACTCCGGTGACACCACCACCGACATTGCCACGCAGTCGGTGAACGATCTGCTCAGCCAGGACGTCAGCGCCATTGTCGGCGCGGCATCCTCGGGTGTGTCCAAGACGGTGATCGGCAACATCACCGGCGCCGGAGTCATCCAGTTCTCGCCGGCGAATACCTCACCGGACTTCACCACCTGGGATGACAACGGACTGTACTGGCGTACCGCACCCTCCGACGTGATGCAGGGCCGTACGCTCGGCAACTACATCATGACCTGCGGCGCGCAGACCGTGGGCATGATCGTACTGAACGATGCCTACGGCACCGGCCTGCAGGGCAACATTAAAGACTCGGTGGAAGCAGCCGGCGGCCAGGTTGTTGTCGAGGAGATGTTCAACGAGGGCGACTCGCAGTTCAGCAGCCAGGTCGACTCGGTGGTGGCGGCAAAGCCGGACGCCATTGTGGTTATCAGCTTCGACCAGTCCAAGAGCATCGTGCCGTTGCTGTCGGCCAAGGGCGTTGACCCAGGCCAGCTGTTCTTCGTGGACGGCAACGCATCGGATTACAGCAAGGACTTCGAACCCGGAACCCTTGAAGGCGCCCAGGGCACCCGCCCCGGATCGTTCCCCTCCGAGGACTTCCTGGCCTCGCTGCTCGCCGTTGACCCGGCCCTGACGGACCTGACCTACGCCGGCGAAAGCTACGACGCGGTTACCTTGCTCGCCCTCGCAGCCGAGGCGGCAGGCAGCACGGACAGCAAGGCAATGGCCGCCGAGCTTGAGGGGCTGTCCAAGGACGGTGAAAAGTGCTTCGACTTCGCAGGATGCGTCACGATCCTGCGCGACGGCGGTGACATCGACTATGACGGCTACTCCGGCCCGGTTTCCTTCGACGAGAACGGTGACCCGACCGAAGCCTTTATCGGTATCTACCAGTACGACGCCGACAACAAGCCGCAGCCGAGCCGCTCCGAAGCGGGCCAGCTGTAG
- a CDS encoding ABC transporter ATP-binding protein, whose amino-acid sequence MSAKAFDGDSVVKVTDLVAGYLPGVNILNGCSIEARRGELIGIIGPNGAGKSTLLKAMFGLVKVHSGTVVVRGQDLTGLKANKLVSRGVGFVPQNNNVFPSLTIEENLQMGVFQAPKTFRERFDFVSGIFPELGKRRAQRAGSLSGGERQMVAMGRALMMDPAVLLLDEPSAGLSPVKQDEAFLRVHEINRAGVSVIMVEQNARRCLQICDRAYVLDQGRDAYTGTGRELMQDPKVIQLYLGTLADTA is encoded by the coding sequence ATGAGCGCCAAGGCATTCGACGGTGATTCCGTCGTCAAGGTGACCGACCTCGTGGCGGGATATCTGCCGGGGGTAAACATCCTCAACGGCTGCAGCATCGAGGCCCGGCGCGGGGAACTGATCGGGATCATCGGACCCAACGGGGCCGGCAAGTCCACCCTGCTCAAGGCAATGTTCGGTTTGGTCAAGGTGCATTCCGGGACAGTGGTGGTCCGCGGCCAGGACCTCACCGGGCTCAAGGCCAACAAACTGGTCAGCCGGGGTGTGGGGTTTGTCCCCCAGAACAACAACGTTTTCCCCTCACTGACCATCGAGGAGAACCTGCAGATGGGGGTCTTCCAGGCGCCCAAGACGTTTCGGGAACGCTTTGATTTTGTCTCCGGGATTTTTCCGGAGCTGGGCAAGCGCCGCGCCCAGCGGGCCGGATCGCTCTCCGGCGGAGAGCGCCAGATGGTCGCCATGGGCCGGGCCCTGATGATGGATCCCGCTGTCCTGCTGCTGGACGAACCGTCTGCCGGGCTGTCCCCCGTCAAGCAGGACGAAGCGTTCCTTCGAGTGCATGAGATCAACCGGGCGGGGGTCTCCGTGATCATGGTGGAGCAGAATGCCCGCCGCTGCCTGCAGATCTGCGACCGCGCATACGTGCTGGACCAGGGCCGGGACGCCTACACCGGAACCGGGCGTGAGCTGATGCAGGATCCAAAGGTCATCCAGCTCTACCTGGGCACCTTGGCCGACACCGCCTAG
- a CDS encoding ABC transporter ATP-binding protein: MTDTRPIAQGEIGPGCAKRDPILVAENVTRTYGGINAVDVEHVEIPRHKITALIGPNGAGKTTLFNLLTGFDTPQSGSWQFEGKDLAGVSAYKVARLGMVRTFQLTKVMGKLTVLENMRLGASSQPGESLWRALLPPLWRSRETEITEQADVLLAKFKLDTKRTDYAASLSGGQRKLLEMARALMVRPKLVMLDEPMAGVNPALTQSLLDHIKNLKAEGMTVLFVEHDMHMVRHIADWVIVMAEGKVVAEGPPAEVMKDQAVIDAYLGAHHDVDLADSEGFEKLEAELEHDAESSVGTERSSGPAGASALRQDERKDQA; this comes from the coding sequence ATGACCGACACCCGCCCCATCGCACAAGGTGAGATCGGCCCGGGATGTGCCAAGCGGGATCCGATCCTGGTGGCGGAAAACGTCACCCGGACCTATGGCGGCATCAATGCCGTTGACGTGGAGCATGTGGAAATTCCGCGGCACAAGATCACGGCACTGATCGGTCCCAACGGAGCCGGGAAAACCACCCTGTTCAACCTGCTGACCGGCTTTGACACTCCCCAGTCAGGCAGCTGGCAGTTCGAGGGCAAGGACCTTGCCGGGGTTTCGGCCTACAAGGTGGCCCGGCTGGGCATGGTCCGCACCTTCCAGCTGACCAAGGTCATGGGCAAGCTGACAGTCCTGGAGAACATGCGCCTGGGCGCGTCGTCGCAGCCCGGAGAATCCCTCTGGCGCGCTTTGCTGCCCCCGCTGTGGCGCAGCCGGGAAACGGAAATCACCGAGCAGGCCGATGTGCTCCTGGCCAAGTTCAAGCTCGACACCAAGCGGACCGACTATGCTGCTTCCCTCTCCGGGGGACAGCGCAAACTGCTGGAAATGGCCCGGGCCCTGATGGTCCGTCCCAAACTGGTGATGCTGGATGAACCCATGGCCGGAGTGAACCCGGCATTGACCCAATCCCTGCTGGACCACATCAAGAACCTGAAGGCCGAGGGCATGACCGTCCTGTTCGTGGAACATGACATGCACATGGTCCGACACATTGCCGACTGGGTGATCGTTATGGCTGAGGGCAAGGTGGTGGCCGAAGGACCGCCGGCCGAGGTGATGAAGGACCAGGCCGTGATCGACGCCTACCTGGGCGCTCACCACGACGTCGACCTCGCCGATTCCGAAGGCTTTGAAAAGCTGGAGGCGGAACTGGAGCACGACGCCGAGTCATCGGTAGGAACCGAACGCAGCAGCGGACCCGCTGGAGCATCAGCCCTGCGGCAGGACGAACGGAAGGACCAGGCATGA
- a CDS encoding branched-chain amino acid ABC transporter permease, protein MDFANILLGAFNEIISPTTAAYALAALGLAVHFGYTGLLNFGQAGFMAVGAYGFAIPILSFNAPLPLALLIALLASAVFAVILGIPTLRLRADYLAIVTIAAAEIIRYIVTTNSMTPVTGSANGLAAFTGSFYDLNPIPAGSYSLGPVSMNERDLWIRIVAWVMVILACLLVWMLIRSPWGRVVKGIREDENAVRALGKNVYAYKMQALIIGGLLGTLAGIIFTLPRDAVQPANYGTELTFYLYTALLLGGMSTVLGPVLGSMIFWAILSLTQGVLYGAIESGYITFITISQAGQIRYILVGVALMLLMIFRPQGILGNKKELSFA, encoded by the coding sequence ATGGATTTCGCCAATATTCTTCTCGGTGCCTTCAACGAGATCATCAGCCCCACCACGGCCGCCTACGCGCTGGCCGCCCTCGGCCTGGCCGTGCACTTCGGCTACACCGGACTGCTGAACTTCGGCCAGGCAGGCTTCATGGCCGTCGGTGCGTACGGTTTCGCCATACCTATCCTGTCCTTTAACGCCCCGCTGCCGCTGGCGCTGCTGATCGCCCTGCTGGCATCCGCAGTGTTTGCCGTCATCCTGGGCATACCCACGCTTCGCCTCCGTGCGGATTACCTGGCAATCGTCACCATTGCAGCCGCCGAGATCATCCGGTACATCGTCACCACCAACTCCATGACTCCGGTAACGGGATCTGCCAACGGCCTCGCCGCGTTTACCGGCAGCTTCTACGACCTCAATCCGATCCCGGCCGGCTCCTACAGCCTCGGCCCCGTCTCGATGAACGAGCGGGACCTATGGATCCGCATCGTGGCCTGGGTGATGGTGATTCTCGCCTGCCTCCTGGTCTGGATGCTTATCCGCAGCCCTTGGGGCCGTGTCGTCAAGGGCATCCGCGAAGATGAAAACGCCGTCCGCGCCCTGGGAAAAAACGTGTATGCCTACAAAATGCAGGCACTGATTATCGGTGGCCTGCTGGGCACCCTCGCCGGCATTATCTTCACCCTCCCCCGGGATGCGGTGCAGCCGGCGAACTACGGCACGGAACTCACCTTCTACCTCTACACCGCCCTTCTTCTGGGCGGAATGTCCACCGTCCTGGGCCCGGTCCTGGGCTCCATGATCTTCTGGGCCATCCTGTCCCTGACCCAGGGCGTGCTTTACGGCGCCATTGAATCCGGGTACATCACCTTCATCACCATTTCTCAAGCAGGCCAGATCCGCTACATCCTTGTGGGCGTGGCCCTGATGCTGCTGATGATCTTCCGGCCCCAGGGCATCCTGGGCAACAAGAAGGAGCTGTCGTTCGCATGA
- a CDS encoding branched-chain amino acid ABC transporter permease yields the protein MLAAVAAMFAALLLAAPAASATTATPDASPSATSPAPADGADYRDRISGVIKNEGTPLEGVKITATGNGYEGEAVTGANGSWSIGVPQQGAYEVELDESTLPDGVALAEGQQNPRTVTFANTTNITTLFLLGEGIVLQEESFGSLLLERAVAGLSFGLLLALSAVGLSLIFGTTGLTNFAHGEMVTLGAILAFAFASLGMPLWVALPLAVVGGAAFGYVQDAGIWKPLRRRGTGLVPMMIVSIGLAVAVRYTVLFFFGGGTQQLPGSQSPILELGPVSIPRNTLVSLIVSLAVILVVALLLLRTRIGKATRAVADNPALAAASGIDVDRVIRLVWVIGGALAAMGGILWAYYRPGVSFNMGQQILLLIFAGVTLGGLGTVFGALVGSVLVGLFVEISTLWLEADLKYVGALVIMILVLLVRPQGLLGRRERIG from the coding sequence ATGCTAGCGGCCGTGGCAGCAATGTTTGCTGCCCTGCTGCTCGCGGCTCCAGCCGCGTCCGCAACAACTGCAACGCCTGACGCCTCGCCGTCAGCCACCAGTCCCGCCCCCGCAGACGGGGCGGACTACCGCGACCGGATCAGCGGCGTCATCAAGAATGAGGGCACTCCGCTGGAGGGGGTGAAAATCACCGCGACCGGCAACGGGTACGAGGGCGAAGCCGTCACCGGCGCAAACGGCTCCTGGTCCATCGGCGTCCCGCAGCAGGGCGCGTATGAAGTGGAGCTGGACGAATCCACCCTTCCGGACGGTGTCGCCCTGGCGGAAGGCCAGCAGAACCCGCGCACCGTCACCTTCGCCAACACCACCAACATCACCACCCTGTTCCTGCTGGGTGAAGGCATCGTGCTGCAGGAGGAAAGCTTCGGGTCCCTGCTTCTCGAGCGCGCCGTGGCGGGCCTGAGCTTCGGACTCCTGCTGGCGCTGAGCGCCGTTGGGCTCTCGCTGATCTTCGGCACCACCGGCCTGACCAACTTCGCACATGGAGAAATGGTGACGCTGGGCGCCATCCTGGCCTTCGCCTTCGCCTCACTGGGCATGCCGCTCTGGGTCGCGCTTCCGCTGGCGGTAGTGGGCGGTGCGGCATTTGGCTACGTGCAGGACGCCGGGATCTGGAAACCGCTGCGGCGCCGCGGCACGGGCCTGGTGCCCATGATGATCGTCAGCATCGGCCTGGCCGTGGCGGTCCGCTACACCGTGCTGTTCTTCTTTGGGGGCGGTACACAGCAGCTGCCGGGCTCCCAGAGTCCGATATTGGAACTCGGACCCGTGTCCATTCCCCGGAATACCCTGGTGTCCCTGATCGTCAGCCTGGCCGTCATCCTGGTGGTCGCGCTCCTGCTGCTGCGCACCCGGATCGGCAAGGCCACCCGGGCCGTGGCGGACAACCCCGCCCTGGCCGCGGCGTCGGGCATTGACGTGGACCGGGTCATCCGGCTCGTCTGGGTCATCGGCGGAGCCCTTGCCGCCATGGGCGGCATCCTCTGGGCGTACTACCGACCGGGTGTTTCCTTCAACATGGGCCAGCAGATCCTGCTGCTGATCTTCGCCGGTGTGACCCTCGGCGGTCTCGGCACGGTCTTCGGCGCACTGGTCGGTTCCGTCCTGGTGGGTCTCTTCGTGGAGATTTCCACCCTCTGGCTGGAGGCGGACCTGAAATACGTCGGCGCCCTGGTCATCATGATTCTTGTCCTGCTGGTCCGGCCGCAGGGACTCCTCGGCCGCCGCGAGCGCATAGGTTAG